The Amycolatopsis sp. 195334CR genome includes a window with the following:
- a CDS encoding MFS transporter, protein MTDSPPEAVPETGEAPVKSLWHNADFLKFWTGETISLYGSQISMLALPLTAIYVFDASAEEIGWLRFLQLAPFLAFAMLFGALVDRMRRKPIMVASNAVRMVLIGLVPALAWAGMLDIGPLFVIAFLIGVASVFFDLSWMAYLPVLIKDRRLMVEANAKIGITASSSDAAGPSVAGVLVSVFTAPFAMLIDAISYLASLAALLMIKAKEAKPEPPAAGRHLWRELVDGLRFVFGHRHLRAIAVVGVFVNFSITGVSAMFIVYAVRDRGIDAVLLGVIFSLAAIGGIIGSIAAPPLLKRMPVGGAYRLALSLIFVAPVLIPLAPSARVSAIVFFVGSFLLVSVGLGISNVLVQSLRQNLTPNSLMGRMSAAMRMALFGGGALGGPVAGAIATWWDLRTALWFLSALSVVMLVPLMLSPVGRLRTMPTTPPED, encoded by the coding sequence ATGACCGACTCACCACCCGAGGCCGTGCCGGAAACCGGCGAAGCCCCGGTCAAATCCCTGTGGCACAACGCGGACTTCCTGAAGTTCTGGACCGGGGAGACCATCTCGCTCTACGGCAGCCAGATCAGCATGCTGGCGCTGCCGCTGACCGCGATCTACGTCTTCGACGCCTCGGCCGAGGAGATCGGCTGGCTGCGGTTCCTGCAGCTGGCCCCGTTCCTGGCCTTCGCCATGCTGTTCGGCGCGCTGGTCGACCGGATGCGGCGCAAGCCGATCATGGTCGCCTCGAACGCGGTCCGGATGGTCCTCATCGGACTGGTGCCGGCCCTGGCGTGGGCCGGGATGCTGGACATCGGGCCGTTGTTCGTGATCGCCTTCCTGATCGGCGTGGCCTCGGTGTTCTTCGACCTGAGCTGGATGGCCTACCTGCCGGTGCTGATCAAGGACCGGCGGCTGATGGTGGAGGCCAACGCGAAGATCGGCATCACCGCGTCCTCTTCGGACGCCGCCGGGCCGAGCGTGGCCGGGGTGCTGGTGAGCGTGTTCACCGCGCCGTTCGCCATGCTCATCGACGCGATCTCCTACCTGGCCTCGCTGGCCGCGCTGCTGATGATCAAGGCGAAGGAAGCGAAGCCCGAGCCACCCGCGGCGGGACGGCACCTGTGGCGGGAACTGGTCGACGGACTGCGGTTCGTGTTCGGCCACCGGCACCTGCGGGCCATCGCGGTGGTCGGGGTGTTCGTGAACTTCTCCATCACCGGGGTGTCGGCGATGTTCATCGTGTACGCGGTCCGGGACCGGGGGATCGACGCGGTCCTGCTGGGCGTGATCTTCTCGCTGGCCGCGATCGGCGGCATCATCGGCTCGATCGCCGCGCCGCCGCTGCTCAAGCGGATGCCGGTGGGCGGCGCGTACCGGCTCGCGTTGTCGCTGATCTTCGTGGCGCCGGTGCTGATCCCGCTGGCGCCGTCCGCGCGGGTGTCCGCCATCGTGTTCTTCGTCGGCTCGTTCCTGCTCGTCTCGGTCGGACTGGGCATCTCGAACGTGCTGGTCCAGTCGCTGCGGCAGAACCTGACGCCGAACTCGCTGATGGGCCGGATGAGCGCGGCCATGCGCATGGCGCTGTTCGGCGGCGGTGCCCTCGGCGGCCCGGTCGCCGGTGCCATCGCCACCTGGTGGGACCTGCGCACGGCGCTGTGGTTCCTGAGCGCGCTGTCGGTGGTCATGCTGGTGCCGCTGATGCTGTCCCCGGTCGGCAGGCTGCGCACCATGCCGACCACCCCGCCCGAGGACTGA
- a CDS encoding dihydrofolate reductase family protein, whose product MAGKVFFSVSMSLDGYIAPESTEDLMGPLWRELQQWVFPQRFFRENLKFGEGGEEGRDNDILRETFERTGASVMGKRMFDAGAHAWPEEAPFHTPVFVVTHEKRDPWERPGGTTFHFVNDGIEAALDQAREAAGDRDVRIAGGGTTILEYVNAGLVDEFSIALSPVLFGTGIRLFEGVDAGRLALKQVRSEPSPRATHLTYTVGKR is encoded by the coding sequence ATGGCGGGCAAGGTGTTCTTCAGCGTCTCGATGTCGCTGGACGGGTACATCGCGCCGGAGTCCACTGAGGACTTGATGGGCCCGCTGTGGCGGGAACTGCAGCAGTGGGTCTTCCCGCAGCGGTTCTTCCGGGAGAACCTGAAGTTCGGCGAGGGCGGTGAGGAAGGGCGCGACAACGACATCCTGCGGGAGACGTTCGAGCGCACCGGCGCCAGCGTGATGGGCAAGCGCATGTTCGACGCCGGTGCGCACGCGTGGCCGGAGGAGGCCCCGTTCCACACCCCGGTTTTCGTGGTGACGCACGAGAAACGCGACCCGTGGGAGCGTCCCGGCGGGACCACGTTCCACTTCGTGAACGACGGCATCGAGGCCGCGCTCGACCAGGCCCGCGAGGCCGCCGGGGACCGGGACGTCCGCATCGCGGGCGGCGGCACGACTATCCTGGAGTACGTGAACGCGGGCCTGGTCGACGAGTTCTCGATCGCGCTGTCGCCCGTGTTGTTCGGCACCGGGATCCGCCTTTTCGAGGGCGTGGACGCGGGCCGGCTGGCTCTGAAGCAGGTCCGCTCGGAACCGTCCCCGAGGGCGACGCACCTGACCTACACCGTCGGCAAGCGGTAA
- a CDS encoding SRPBCC family protein has translation MSATADREIVLSRVIDGPRELVFEAFTEVRHLSRWWGPAGFTTTTRGFEFRVGGAWDFVLHGPDGTDYPEWITWTEITPPERIAMVHGESREDPNAFESVLTFEATGAATRIEMHTVFPTKELRDEAVEKYHAIEAGEQTLGNLAAYVAELVGQGEN, from the coding sequence ATGAGCGCAACAGCCGACCGCGAGATCGTGCTGTCCCGGGTGATCGACGGCCCACGGGAGCTGGTGTTCGAAGCCTTCACCGAGGTACGGCACCTGTCGCGGTGGTGGGGACCGGCGGGGTTCACCACCACCACGCGCGGGTTCGAGTTCCGCGTCGGCGGGGCGTGGGACTTCGTGCTGCACGGACCGGACGGGACGGACTACCCCGAGTGGATCACCTGGACCGAGATCACCCCGCCGGAGCGGATCGCCATGGTGCACGGTGAATCCCGCGAGGACCCGAACGCCTTCGAATCGGTCCTGACCTTCGAGGCCACCGGTGCGGCGACCCGCATCGAGATGCACACGGTGTTCCCCACCAAGGAATTGCGGGACGAGGCGGTCGAGAAGTACCACGCGATCGAGGCTGGCGAGCAGACCCTGGGCAATCTCGCCGCCTACGTCGCCGAACTCGTCGGGCAGGGGGAAAACTGA
- a CDS encoding helix-turn-helix transcriptional regulator — protein sequence MARAATTSDVFNAIAEPQRRDILVLLRAGERPVTELADELGMSQPRASKHLRVLREVGLVRDRRAGKQRLYGLDARGLRTVHEWTGGFERFWHESFDRLDAYVRELKREKQEE from the coding sequence ATGGCACGAGCAGCGACCACGTCGGACGTCTTCAACGCCATCGCCGAACCGCAGCGCCGGGACATCCTGGTGCTGTTGCGCGCCGGTGAGCGGCCGGTCACCGAGCTGGCCGACGAACTGGGGATGAGCCAGCCGCGCGCGTCCAAGCACCTGCGGGTGCTCCGCGAGGTCGGGCTGGTGCGGGACCGCCGGGCGGGCAAGCAGCGCCTGTACGGCCTCGACGCCCGCGGGCTGCGGACGGTCCACGAGTGGACCGGCGGGTTCGAGCGGTTCTGGCACGAGAGCTTCGACCGGCTGGACGCGTACGTGCGGGAACTGAAGCGGGAAAAGCAGGAGGAGTGA
- a CDS encoding MerR family transcriptional regulator, translating into MSDTTAELSIGQVAERTGMSVHALRLYEREGLLAAPVRRDPGGRRVYTEQDVTWLLNCTKFRASGMPLATIRRFAELVRQGPGTEPERLELLRAHQDHVVAKIAELTDCLDVITTKVRVYEQHVAEGTADGLWQTERTS; encoded by the coding sequence GTGTCGGACACCACAGCAGAACTCAGCATCGGCCAGGTCGCCGAACGCACCGGGATGAGCGTGCACGCACTGCGCCTGTACGAGCGCGAGGGCCTGCTCGCCGCGCCCGTGCGGCGCGATCCCGGCGGCAGGCGCGTCTACACCGAACAGGACGTGACCTGGCTGCTCAACTGCACGAAGTTCCGCGCGTCGGGCATGCCGCTGGCCACCATCCGGCGCTTCGCCGAACTGGTCCGCCAGGGCCCGGGCACCGAGCCGGAGCGGCTCGAACTGCTGCGGGCGCACCAGGACCACGTGGTCGCCAAGATCGCCGAACTCACCGACTGCCTCGACGTGATCACGACCAAGGTCCGCGTGTACGAGCAGCACGTGGCCGAGGGCACCGCCGACGGACTCTGGCAGACGGAGCGGACCTCCTGA
- a CDS encoding SDR family NAD(P)-dependent oxidoreductase, whose product MSTRQHKIGSGFGHRSTAREVLSGLDLSGKLAVVTGGYSGLGLETTRALAAAGAHVVVPARRVAEARAAVAGIAEVGELDLGDLAGVRAFADRFLASGRGIDLLIGGAGIMACPETRVGPGWEAHFAVNHLGHHALVNHLWPSIRPGGRVVTVSSAGHQLSGIRWDDVQFDRGYDRWLAYAQSKTANVLFAVHLDALGREHGVRAFSVHPGAILTPLLRHLTRAEMVERGWVDEHGELADPEFKTPEQGAATQVWAATSSQLDGLGGLYAEDCDIAEPTDRADMVAGVRAHAVDPGEAARLWALSARLTGADAFAAAPR is encoded by the coding sequence ATGAGCACACGCCAACACAAGATCGGGTCGGGGTTCGGCCACCGGAGCACCGCCCGCGAAGTCCTCAGTGGACTGGACCTGAGCGGCAAGCTCGCCGTGGTCACCGGTGGGTATTCGGGGCTGGGCCTGGAAACCACGCGCGCGCTGGCCGCCGCCGGGGCCCACGTCGTCGTGCCCGCGCGCCGGGTCGCCGAAGCGCGGGCGGCGGTCGCGGGGATCGCCGAGGTGGGGGAGTTGGACCTCGGCGACCTCGCCGGCGTCCGGGCGTTCGCGGACCGTTTCCTCGCCTCGGGGCGCGGCATCGACCTCCTCATCGGCGGTGCCGGGATCATGGCCTGCCCGGAAACCCGCGTGGGACCGGGCTGGGAGGCGCACTTCGCGGTCAACCACCTCGGGCACCACGCACTGGTGAACCACCTGTGGCCGTCGATCCGGCCGGGCGGGCGGGTGGTCACCGTGTCCTCGGCCGGGCACCAGCTGTCCGGGATCCGCTGGGACGACGTCCAGTTCGACCGCGGTTACGACCGCTGGCTCGCCTACGCCCAGTCGAAAACGGCGAACGTCCTTTTTGCCGTGCACCTCGACGCGCTCGGCCGGGAGCACGGCGTGCGCGCGTTCTCGGTGCACCCCGGCGCGATCCTGACCCCGCTGCTGCGTCACCTCACGCGCGCGGAAATGGTCGAGCGCGGCTGGGTCGACGAGCACGGCGAACTCGCCGATCCGGAGTTCAAGACCCCGGAACAGGGTGCGGCCACTCAGGTCTGGGCGGCGACTTCGTCCCAATTGGACGGTCTCGGCGGGCTCTACGCGGAGGACTGCGACATCGCCGAGCCCACGGACCGCGCGGACATGGTCGCCGGGGTCCGCGCCCACGCCGTCGATCCGGGCGAAGCGGCCCGGCTGTGGGCGCTTTCGGCACGGCTCACCGGGGCTGACGCGTTCGCCGCAGCACCTCGATGA